Proteins encoded within one genomic window of Candidatus Aminicenantes bacterium:
- a CDS encoding NAD-dependent epimerase/dehydratase family protein: MTQAKAKAPDKGIQIVIAGAGGFIGGSLAAYFKAKGFTRIRAVDKKPLHDWYQRVPGVECLCLDLSQEVSCKRAVEGADEIYQLAADMGGMGFIERFRIECLRSILINTHMIESAYKAGCRRYFYSSSACVYNTDLQKDPHVRALKESDAYPAMSERGYGWEKLISEMFCQEYWAERGMKTFIARFHNVYGPWGTWTGGREKAPAAISRKVIEAVDSKSGRIRIWGDGTQTRSYMYIDDCVKGIDRITHTEALIATPINLGTSELISVNDLVTLVEGIAGVKLRRTYELDAPRGVAGRNSDNTFIMKMLGWEPDTPLRVGMKKTFDWIKGQYELKKAGQKTVD; this comes from the coding sequence ATGACCCAAGCCAAAGCCAAAGCCCCGGACAAGGGCATCCAAATCGTCATCGCCGGCGCCGGCGGCTTTATCGGCGGCAGCCTGGCCGCCTACTTCAAGGCCAAGGGCTTCACCCGCATACGGGCCGTCGACAAAAAGCCGCTCCATGACTGGTACCAGCGCGTTCCCGGGGTCGAGTGTCTCTGCCTCGACTTGAGCCAGGAGGTCAGTTGCAAGCGGGCCGTCGAGGGCGCGGACGAAATCTATCAATTGGCCGCGGACATGGGCGGCATGGGCTTCATCGAGCGCTTCCGGATCGAATGCCTCCGCTCCATCCTGATCAACACCCACATGATCGAGTCGGCCTACAAAGCGGGTTGCCGGCGCTACTTCTACTCCTCCTCGGCCTGCGTCTACAACACCGATCTGCAGAAGGACCCCCACGTGCGGGCCCTCAAGGAGTCCGACGCCTACCCGGCCATGTCCGAGCGCGGCTACGGCTGGGAAAAGCTCATCTCCGAGATGTTCTGCCAGGAGTACTGGGCCGAGCGGGGCATGAAGACGTTCATCGCCCGCTTCCACAACGTCTATGGGCCGTGGGGCACCTGGACGGGGGGACGCGAGAAGGCGCCCGCCGCCATCAGCCGCAAGGTCATCGAGGCCGTCGACAGCAAGAGCGGCCGCATTCGCATCTGGGGCGACGGCACCCAGACCCGCAGCTACATGTACATCGACGACTGCGTCAAGGGCATCGACCGCATCACTCACACCGAGGCCCTGATCGCCACCCCGATCAACCTGGGCACAAGCGAGCTGATATCGGTCAACGACTTGGTGACGCTGGTCGAAGGGATTGCCGGCGTCAAGCTGCGCCGGACCTACGAGCTGGACGCGCCGCGCGGTGTGGCCGGCCGCAACTCCGACAACACCTTCATCATGAAGATGCTGGGCTGGGAGCCCGATACGCCTCTGCGGGTCGGGATGAAGAAGACCTTCGACTGGATCAAGGGCCAGTACGAGCTCAAGAAGGCGGGCCAAAAGACGGTCGATTGA
- a CDS encoding lysophospholipid acyltransferase family protein — translation MKRILESLRSILLWIVAFPVFIVCVSSILVTALVYRGRRLEPLIKWSCRLILFAAGIRLRVRGREHVEPGRQYIILMNHVNLFDPFVFYASFPGLARGLEEERHFSWPLYGAMLRRIGMIPVDRGNSVKARASLDRAARLIQARPDFSVLVLPEGTRTRDGKLGRFKSGAFRLAAASGLDILPMAQTGGYRINRRGSRMIRPGRVDVLIGPPIPSAGVTADNHAVLLERARAWFLNYVE, via the coding sequence ATGAAACGGATCCTCGAGAGCCTGCGATCGATCCTGCTCTGGATCGTCGCCTTCCCGGTCTTCATCGTCTGCGTCTCGAGCATCCTGGTGACAGCCCTAGTCTACCGCGGGCGTCGCCTGGAGCCGCTGATCAAGTGGTCGTGCCGTCTGATTCTGTTCGCCGCCGGCATCCGGCTGCGGGTGAGGGGCCGGGAGCACGTCGAGCCCGGACGCCAGTACATCATCCTAATGAATCACGTCAACCTCTTCGACCCGTTCGTCTTCTACGCTTCGTTTCCGGGCCTGGCCCGCGGGTTGGAGGAGGAGCGGCATTTCAGCTGGCCGCTCTACGGAGCCATGCTTCGACGGATCGGAATGATTCCGGTGGACCGCGGCAACAGCGTTAAGGCCCGCGCCAGCCTGGACCGGGCGGCCCGGCTGATCCAGGCCAGGCCGGACTTCTCCGTCCTCGTCCTGCCCGAGGGAACACGCACCCGGGACGGCAAGCTCGGCCGTTTCAAGTCTGGCGCCTTCCGGCTGGCCGCCGCCTCGGGCCTGGATATCCTGCCGATGGCCCAGACGGGGGGGTACCGGATCAACCGCCGCGGAAGCCGCATGATCCGGCCCGGGCGGGTGGACGTGCTGATCGGCCCGCCCATTCCTTCCGCCGGTGTCACGGCCGACAACCACGCTGTACTCTTGGAGCGGGCCCGGGCCTGGTTTCTCAACTACGTCGAGTAA
- a CDS encoding diacylglycerol kinase family lipid kinase, with amino-acid sequence MLPTTKTLLVINPEAGHGKAFKIFERLEPRLRQLFPSLTIRLSEYAGHAVEIGRWAAKEAFELLLCLGGDGTPYEVVNGLYAEGRPARRPDLGLIPAGTGNSFLRDFGVDSPEVAIDRILEGRRRPVDLVEFTYLQGAAVERRYSLNIIGAGLIADILKLTNEKLKPLGTLGYSLAVLLRLAKGMDNRITITADGAVQEIRDSALVVSNSKYTGGKMKIAPDADTADGKADLIVFRQVNRREILAIFKRVFAGTHKAHPKVETLQASEITVESDPPLLLMADGELLGTTPLRLKVLPAELTLLA; translated from the coding sequence ATGTTGCCGACAACCAAAACCTTGCTCGTCATCAACCCCGAGGCCGGGCACGGGAAAGCTTTCAAGATTTTCGAGCGTCTGGAGCCCCGCCTGCGCCAGCTCTTCCCCAGCCTGACCATCCGGCTCTCCGAATACGCCGGGCACGCCGTCGAGATCGGCCGCTGGGCCGCCAAAGAAGCCTTCGAGCTTCTTCTCTGCTTGGGCGGCGACGGGACGCCGTACGAAGTCGTCAACGGCCTTTACGCCGAGGGCCGGCCGGCCCGCCGGCCCGACCTGGGGCTCATCCCGGCCGGGACGGGCAACTCCTTCCTGCGGGACTTCGGCGTCGATTCGCCGGAGGTCGCCATCGACCGCATCCTGGAGGGCCGCCGGCGGCCCGTCGATTTGGTCGAATTCACCTATCTTCAGGGTGCCGCGGTCGAGCGCCGCTACAGCCTGAACATCATCGGGGCCGGCCTGATCGCCGACATCCTGAAGCTGACCAACGAGAAGCTCAAGCCGCTGGGAACCCTGGGCTACAGCCTGGCGGTGCTGCTGCGCCTGGCCAAAGGCATGGACAACCGGATCACCATCACGGCCGACGGCGCCGTGCAGGAGATCCGCGACAGCGCCCTGGTCGTCTCCAATTCCAAGTACACGGGCGGTAAGATGAAAATCGCCCCGGATGCGGACACGGCCGACGGCAAAGCCGACCTGATCGTCTTCCGGCAAGTGAACCGCCGCGAGATCCTGGCCATCTTCAAGCGGGTCTTCGCCGGGACGCACAAGGCCCACCCCAAGGTCGAGACCCTGCAGGCCTCCGAAATCACCGTCGAAAGCGATCCCCCGCTCTTGCTGATGGCAGACGGGGAGCTCCTGGGCACGACCCCCCTGCGGCTCAAAGTCCTGCCCGCCGAGCTGACCCTGCTGGCATGA